Proteins encoded within one genomic window of Mya arenaria isolate MELC-2E11 chromosome 13, ASM2691426v1:
- the LOC128213039 gene encoding ethanolamine kinase 2-like isoform X2 yields MTGGCLHHDITIDVEHIRQNYLCDDVRTILKGIHPEWFTESIEHRIKSKVFSGGISNQLYGYYLDQLTEDAVLIRIYGVGTEHFTDRPLGNKIIMMLHERGLGPPLYATFNNGSVYGYVPGKTLDNDSLRKPHIRKLIAEEIVKIQSVTLDDRDRKPALWDRMWTFWENGPDSSVNNPEQNDKLWASIPPKHVLLQEMNATRAHLEHVDSQIVFCHNDLVTHNIVYNKDNETVTFIDYEFAMYNPEHYELGNHFNEYAGLEDLDFSRIPDKAYQIDWLRHYLQQKAKCQGRSPNDVTDCDVERCYVLTNKFTLIRQEDV; encoded by the exons ATGACGGGAGGATGCCTACATCACGATATTACTATTGATGTGGAACACATAAGACAAAATTATTTGTGTGATGATGTTAGAACTATCCTGAAAGGGATACATCCGGAATGGTTTACGGAGAGTATCGAACACAGGATAAAATCTAAG GTATTTAGCGGCGGCATTTCCAACCAACTGTACGGTTATTACCTGGACCAGTTGACAGAGGACGCTGTATTAATACGCATATATGGGGTCGGTACAGAACATTTCACTGACAGACCCTtgggaaacaaaataattatg ATGTTACACGAACGTGGCCTTGGCCCGCCGCTTTACGCGACGTTCAACAACGGGAGTGTATACGGTTACGTTCCCGGAAAGACGCTGGACAACGACTCTTTACGGAAGCCCCACATACGCAA ATTGATAGCGGAAGAGATAGTGAAGATTCAGAGTGTGACATTGGACGACCGCGACCGGAAGCCGGCTCTTTGGGACCGGATGTGGACATTTTGGGAAAACGGACCGGACAGCTCCGTCAACAATCCAGAGCAGAATGATAA GCTTTGGGCCAGTATTCCGCCTAAGCACGTTCTGCTGCAAGAAATGAATGCCACCCGCGCTCACCTGGAACACGTTGATTCCCAAATAGTGTTCTGCCACAACGACCTCGTTACCCACAATATAGTGTACAACAAGGACAATG AAACGGTGACCTTTATAGACTACGAATTTGCTATGTACAACCCCGAACATTACGAACTGGGCAACCATTTTAACGAGTATGCAG GGCTCGAGGATTTAGACTTTAGCCGAATTCCTGACAAGGCTTATCAGATAGACTGGCTGAGACATTACCTTCAGCAGAAGGCGAAATGCCAAGGTCGCTCTCCAAATGACGTCACTGACTGTGACGTAGAAAGATGCTACGTGTTGACTAACAAGTTTACATTG